A single Candidatus Methylomirabilis sp. DNA region contains:
- a CDS encoding chemotaxis protein CheW has protein sequence MPFPSKAVRRVEAPKAGPTRRFLLFEAGGFRCGLDVRILQEVTDDPGIPPAEDGPRPLLGSLPVQGGTLPTVDLGALFEGPGAGRRVLVVEAEGRKLGFLVERTLEVADIPEASFRALPALASRLVPGTVRAVAWQEERPVFLLDAESLGPLLKTAAGDA, from the coding sequence GTGCCGTTTCCGAGCAAGGCTGTGCGCCGGGTCGAGGCACCGAAGGCGGGACCGACCCGCCGGTTCCTCCTCTTCGAGGCGGGGGGGTTCCGCTGCGGCCTGGATGTGCGCATCCTCCAGGAAGTTACGGATGACCCTGGCATCCCTCCTGCAGAGGACGGACCGCGTCCCCTTCTGGGGAGCCTTCCCGTCCAGGGGGGAACTCTCCCGACGGTGGACCTCGGCGCGCTCTTCGAAGGCCCCGGGGCCGGTCGCCGGGTCCTGGTGGTGGAGGCGGAGGGGAGGAAGTTGGGCTTCCTGGTGGAGCGGACCCTCGAGGTGGCGGACATTCCCGAGGCATCCTTCCGGGCGCTGCCGGCCCTGGCCAGCCGCCTCGTGCCGGGGACCGTCCGGGCCGTGGCGTGGCAGGAGGAGCGGCCGGTCTTCCTCCTGGACGCGGAAAGCCTGGGGCCCCTC